From Pyrenophora tritici-repentis strain M4 chromosome 1, whole genome shotgun sequence, the proteins below share one genomic window:
- a CDS encoding Vps51 domain containing protein gives MSEKQKGISLRKKRGDKSKKNAPPVISAPRQISAPMPAGVAAASLPGSGRPSTESNRSWTRQDAPLPPQNRPQRPDKTADLVKRRYSQKVTALPSDFAGNGAPMPQLPQMPSQFRDRSQTREGRPPGSSNGPRLLQVDPRALRDPNLKVEQYVSTILADASEADINRYEDELRKTKHRTSLDLQHNVYQNRTQFIKISKEAEKLKGEMRTLRQLMSDLTTTLEQTASATGATNDAASSRRANRSSIGDLNQLRAGQLQQLYRDVEGSQKYLPPIPGRYIVWKSTRWFELDSATLKARRRVRLLLLNDHLLIAVEKKARNDIPGQQRDGARPNMEFIAQRCFPLQDTQVTRTPEERIIIRVGSETYTYDTKKEDTGDKAAFVATFRKTKDDLRKTQEADVQEKDRTQDSYSHLLSRDPALMNRTELLDNLSDGINNDQVSTFVDIDGQQRNIRWVESQLDDLDIEIALQHFEEAVVKVDRLKVLAKNIRSNEMAKTIVTYKVNERAARLANVLVKHMVEHNNWFTSVKQHTSWVVQLGFEDRAREAYLEARGNLIKTRSRQCIFEGNLPDYIFQISYIYFTIIKNTVDMFQKCFPQQLMSACVKWAKENIDQFNILLKRQLSSVEEGGNVWNECLTLAHEHAEMLRGVGLDFTELVGNGIGENDTEGGQGAVGLGVS, from the exons ATGTCGGAAAAGCAAAAGGGCATCTCCCTGCGCAAGAAGCGTGGAGACAAGAGCAAGAAGAATGCGCCGCCCGTCATCAGCGCGCCGCGACAGATTAGTGCGCCCATGCCAGCGGGCGTCGCTGCTGCCTCACTGCCCGGCTCTGGACGCCCATCAACAGAGTCCAATAGGTCTTGGACGAGACAGGATGCCCCTCTGCCGCCACAGAACCGCCCACAGAGGCCAGACAAGACGGCCGACCTGGTCAAGAGAAGGTACTCGCAAAAGGTCACGGCCCTGCCTAGTGACTTCGCTGGAAATGGCGCACCCATGCCGCAGTTGCCTCAGATGCCCTCGCAGTTTAGGGACCGGAGCCAGACGAGGGAAGGGCGACCGCCGGGGAGCTCCAATGGGCCGCGCCTGTTGCAGGTGGATCCACGGGCCCTCAGAGATCCCAACCTCAAAGTAGAGCAAT ACGTATCCACCATCCTCGCAGACGCTTCCGAGGCAGACATTAACCGCTACGAAGATGAGCTGCGCAAGACGAAACACCGCACCTCCCTGGATCTCCAGCACAATGTGTACCAGAACCGGACGCAGTTCATCAAGATCAGTAAAGAGGCCGAGAAGCTTAAGGGCGAGATGCGGACCCTGCGTCAGTTGATGTCTGACCTGACCACCACACTGGAACAGACGGCATCAGCCACTGGTGCCACCAACGACGCTGCAAGCTCCCGGAGAGCCAACCGAAGCTCCATTGGAGACCTCAACCAATTGCGCGCTGGCCAGTTGCAGCAGCTGTACAGGGACGTCGAGGGCTCCCAAAAGTATCTCCCACCCATACCTGGCCGATACATTGTGTGGAAGTCGACCAGATGGTTCGAGCTCGACTCGGCCACCCTCAAGGCAAGGCGAAGAGTAAGGCTGCTGTTACTCAACGACCACCTCCTCATCGCCGTAGAGAAGAAGGCACGCAATGACATTCCCGGCCAACAGCGCGACGGCGCCCGACCGAACATGGAATTCATCGCCCAGCGATGTTTCCCGCTGCAGGACACCCAGGTAACCAGGACTCCAGAGGAACGCATCATCATCCGCGTTGGCTCTGAAACATACACGTACGACACCAAGAAGGAGGATACCGGCGACAAGGCTGCTTTCGTAGCCACTTTCCGGAAAACCAAAGACGACCTGCGCAAGACCCAAGAAGCGGATGTGCAAGAAAAGGACCGAACGCAGGACTCTTATAGCCATCTACTCTCTCGTGATCCCGCACTCATGAACCGGACAGAGTTACTAGACAACCTTTCCGACGGCATCAACAACGACCAGGTCAGTACCTTTGTCGATATCGACGGTCAGCAACGAAACATCCGCTGGGTAGAGAGTCAGCTCGACGATTTGGATATTGAGATCGCCCTCCAGCATTTCGAAGAAGCCGTGGTGAAAGTCGACCGGTTAAAGGTCCTAGCAAAGAACATCAGGAGCAATGAAATGGCCAAGACTATTGTTACCTACAAAGTCAATGAACGCGCAGCCAGGCTAGCAAACGTTTTAGTCAAGCACATGGTCGAGCACAACAACTGGTTTACCTCTGTCAAACAGCATACAAGCTGGGTAGTGCAGCTTGGCTTTGAAGATAGAGCTCGAGAAGCCTATCTCGAAGCTCGAGGTAATCTGATCAAGACCCGCTCACG CCAATGCATCTTCGAGGGCAACCTGCCCGATTATATCTTCCAAATCTCCTACATCTACTTCACCATAATTAAAAACACCGTCGACATGTTCCAAAAGTGCTTCCCACAACAACTAATGTCTGCATGTGTCAAGTGGGCCAAGGAGAACATTGATCAATTCAACATATTGTTGAAGAGACAGTTGAGCAGTGTTGAGGAGGGGGGCAATGTGTGGAACGAGTGCTTAACACTAGCGCATGAGCACGCCGAAATGCTGAGAGGCGTTGGTCTAGACTTTACAGAGTTGGTGGGCAATGGGATTGGGGAAAACGATACCGAAGGAGGCCAGGGCGCTGTAGGATTAGGAGTATCGTAG
- a CDS encoding UhpC, Sugar phosphate permease — protein MPSSSRRGTHQVASPGTDDSSQKFTPSPRSSHESGGLSVRHESNSFELRTIPPRDEPPSKEEPTEDEGLLHSTRRASIDSVQSYELYTPDEDRTVLRKLDRRLVAFMALLYMLSFLDRSNIGNARIAGLADDLNLTSNQYEWLLWAFYITYILFEWMTLMYRVVPPHIYISMCILSWGIIASLQALVNSFSFLVVLRALLGVSEAAFSSGLPFYLSFFFRRHELAFRIGLFVSASPISASFAGALAWLITKLGEHSSLRPWRLLFLLEGFPSVLVAVWAWDFVPDGPGLAKWLSPRQREVAVMRLRSEKEAEDSDLEDEKYEGGQKRKRVNFLEVLQTLKDPKCYLTAFMFFSCNVAFSSMPVFLPTVIRDMGWTSITAQGLTAPPYLFAFVVVLTTAYFSDRLQSRSTFIIFHSLLATLGYGTIAVSGYLKSNYTTIRYMALYPAAAGFFSAVTIIITWMLNNQESESKKGGGMIILNIIGQCGPLVGTSVFPDEDGPYYVKGMSICAGFMLLVGVLAAVLRWAFIRENRKLMSGRSAEYAGVPLDEGGSMRRGRKKFTYTL, from the exons ATGCCCTCCTCGTCCCGTCGCGGAACGCACCAAGTAGCTTCGCCCGGTACCGATGATAGCTCCCAGAAATTCACGCCGTCGCCGCGCTCGTCGCACGAGTCTGGTGGCCTGTCTGTAAGGCACGAGTCGAACTCGTTCGAACTGCGCACTATTCCTCCACGCGACGAGCCCCCTTCGAAAGAAGAGCCGACCGAAGATGAGGGCTTACTCCATAGCACACGGCGCGCCTCAATCGACTCGGTTCAGAGTTATGAGTTGTATACGCCAGATGAGGATCGGACGGTACTTAGAAAGCTTGATCGTCGGCTCGTAGCCTTCATGGCCTTATTATACATGTTGAGCTTTTTGGATCGGTCGA ATATTGGCAATGCTCGTATAGCCGGTCTTGCAGATGATTTGAACCTCACGTCTAACCAGTACGAATGGCTGCTGTGGGCCTTTTATATCACATACATTCTGTTTGAGTGGATGACCCTGAT GTATCGCGTAGTGCCGCCGCATATCTATATTTCCATGTGCATCCTCTCCTGGGGCATCATAGCGTCGCTTCAAGCGTTGGTGAACTCCTTCAGCTTTCTTGTTGTACTGCGTGCTCTTTTGGGTGTCAGCGAAGCGGCATTTTCATCCGGCCTGCCCTTCTACCTATCATTCTTCTTCCGTCGACACGAGCTCGCCTTCAGGATTGGGCTCTTCGTAAGCGCCAGTCCGATATCAGCATCGTTTGCTGGAGCTTTAGCCTGGCTCATCACTAAACTCGGCGAGCATAGCTCACTAAGACCTTGGAGATTACTTTTTCTGCTCGAAGGCTTCCCATCTGTACTGGTCGCCGTCTGGGCATGGGACTTTGTGCCAGACGGTCCGGGTCTGGCCAAGTGGCTGAGCCCGCGACAGCGCGAGGTTGCGGTAATGCGACTGAGATCAGAAAAGGAGGCCGAGGACTCAGATCTAGAAGATGAGAAGTACGAAGGCGGGCAAAAAAGAAAACGCGTCAATTTCCTCGAAGTGTTGCAAACACTCAAGGACCCGAAATGCTATCTGACAGCGTTCATGTTTTTCTCATGCAACGTCGCGTTCAGCTCCATGCCCGTATTCTTACCTACGGTCATTCGAGACATGGGCTGGACGTCCATCACAGCACAAGGCTTGACGGCACCTCCGTATTTGTTCGCGTTTGTTGTCGTCTTGACAACAGCATATTTCTCAGATCGTCTGCAGTCGCGCTCAACTTTCATCATCTTCCACTCACTTCTCGCGACATTGGGATACGGTACCATTGCTGTTTCCGGCTATCTCAAGTCCAACTACACCACGATCCGCTACATGGCACTCTACCCCGCTGCCGCAGGCTTCTTCAGCGCCGTCACAATTATCATCACGTGGATGCTGAATAACCAAGAAAGCGAGAGCAAGAAAGGCGGTGGCATGATCATATTAAATATCATCGGACAGTGTGGACCGTTGGTCGGTACGAGCGTCTTTCCTGACGAGGACGGGCCGTATTATGTCAAAGGCATGAGCATATGTGCTGGGTTTATGCTGCTTGTCGGAGTGTTGGCTGCGGTGCTGAGATGGGCGTTTATCAGGGAAAATAGGAAGCTGATGAGTGGTCGAAGTGCAGAGTATGCGGGTGTACCGTTAGATGAGGGTGGAAGCATGAGGAGAGGGAGGAAGAAGTTTACTTATACGTTATAG
- a CDS encoding mitochondrial import receptor subunit tom-20: MSNSSLKPSTIAVISAGTIVTGLLAYAAYFDYKRRNDPGFRKQLKKESKRTERQAKEEAEAQGAEQKKAVREAVERANEEGFPKDPEEVEAYFMQEVAQGADNVEAALCFYRALKVYPNPRELISIYDKTVPKPVLDILAEMIAVDTSIPVGGSKTPSEAGSAGDLE; this comes from the exons ATGTCCAACTCGTCATTAAAACCATCGACCATTGCCGTCATTAGCGCCGGTACCATCGTCACCGGCCTCCTCGCATATGCCGCCTACTTCGACTACAAGCGGCGAAATGACCCAGGCTTCCGCAAGCAGCTCAAGAAGGAGTCGAAGCGTACAGAGCGACAGGCCAAGGAGGAGGCCGAGGCACAGGGCGCCGAGCAGAAAAAGGCCGTCCGAGAGGCGGTAGAGCGCGCAAACGAAGAGGGCTTCCCCAAGGACCCAGAGGAGGTGGAGGCGTACTTTATGCAGGAGGTGGCGCAGG GTGCCGACAACGTCGAGGCCGCCCTATGCTTCTATCGCGCATTGAAGGTCTACCCGAACCCGAGAGAACTCATCAGCATCTACGACAAGACGGTCCCCAAG CCCGTCCTGGACATCCTCGCCGAGATGATCGCAGTGGATACCTCGATCCCGGTTGGCGGTAGCAAGACGCCCTCTGAGGCCGGCTCCGCAGGCGACCTCGAGTAA
- a CDS encoding Nop53 multi-domain protein — MSDSGAAPAQYKQASRKGKKAWRKNVDVTEIKSGLEEVRDQIIQGGVIAEKTADELFSVDVLGSAEIQKDVAKRHKPLKVDEILAKRSAVPAVSTRKRLSDIADDGKRKKAKISGKEYDRLRAIAYGGEQVKKDVVQTEDAAYDPWAVQEVKEDPRFDLLEKKKPKVEPKTLKHAPISQAKTGKAIPSVRKPTGVKSYNPNFDDWKNDLLRQGAKELEAEKKRLQEAREEAERMERAAAETESDSGEESVWESEWEGFSDSENKEIKKKRPERKSLSQRNKIKRRKEAQRKATHEAKMKAKEQQLQEVKRLAKSVEEKEKARAEKIKVLEQLNAELDSEDDGEEIELRKKQFGKAPLPEAPLEVVTTDELTDSLRLVKPQGNLLKDRFRNMLLQGKVEARRQIPYGKQKKYTVSEKWSYKDWQLPK; from the exons ATGTCAGATTCCGGAGCAGCACCGGCGCAGTACAAACAGGCCAGTCGCAAGGGCAAAAAGGCCTGGCGCAAGAATGTCGACGTCACCGAAATCAAGTCTGGCCTTGAAGAAGTGCGCGATCAGATCATCCAAGG TGGTGTAATTGCGGAAAAGACCGCAGACGAACTTTTCTCCGTCGATGTCCTGGGATCTGCTGAGATCCAGAAAGACGTTGCTAAGCGACACAAGCCTCTCAAGGTCGACGAGATCCTCGCCAAGCGCTCTGCCGTTCCCGCCGTCTCCACCAGGAAGCGACTATCCGACATCGCCGATGATGGCAAGAGGAAGAAGGCCAAGATCTCGGGCAAGGAATATGACCGGCTGAGGGCAATTGCGTATGGAGGCGAGCAAGTCAAAAAGGATGTAGTCCAGACTGAGGACGCtgcgtacgatccatgggCAGTGCAAGAGGTCAAGGAGGATCCCAGATTCGATCTCTTGGAAAAGAAGAAGCCAAAGGTCGAGCCCAAGACTCTGAAGCACGCACCCATTTCGCAGGCAAAGACAGGAAAGGCGATTCCGTCAGTCCGCAAGCCGACCGGCGTAAAGTCATACAATCCCAACTTCGACGACTGGAAAAACGACCTCCTGCGCCAAGGTGCAAAGGAGCTCGAGGCTGAGAAGAAGCGCTTACAAGAAGCACGTGAAGAGGCCGAGCGCATGGAGCGAGCAGCCGCTGAAACCGAATCAGACTCTGGTGAGGAGAGCGTCTGGGAGAGTGAGTGGGAAGGCTTCAGTGACAGCGAGAACAAGGagatcaagaagaagagacCCGAAAGGAAATCTCTATCACAACGCAACAAGATCAAGAGGAGAAAGGAGGCACAACGAAAAGCTACACACGAAGCTAAGATGAAGGCCAAGGAGCAGCAGTTGCAGGAGGTCAAGCGGTTGGCCAAGAGTGtagaggagaaggagaaggcgAGAGCTGAGAAGATCAAGGTCCTAGAGCAGCTGAATGCCGAGCTAGATTCCGAGGACGATGGAGAAGAGATAGAGCTTAGGAAGAAGCAGTTTGGCAAGGCCCC TCTTCCAGAGGCTCCGCTCGAGGTTGTCACAACCGACGAACTCACCGATTCACTACGCCTTGTCAAGCCCCAGGGTAACCTACTCAAGGACCGCTTCAGGAATATGCTACTTCAAGGCAAGGTCGAAGCCAGGAGACAAATCCCATATGGCAAGCAGAAGAAGTACACGGTATCTGAGAAATGGAGTTATAAGGATTGGCAACTGCCTAAATAG
- a CDS encoding GTPase SAR1 and related small G protein, with translation MAQAYSNPLKKFKLVFLGEQSVGKTSLITRFMYDSFDNTYQATIGIDFLSKTMYLEDRTVRLQLWDTAGQERFRSLIPSYIRDSSVAVVVYDITNKKTFENTRKWVDDVRGERGNDVIIVLVGNKTDLNDKREVTTAQGEEEAKKNNLMFIETSAKVGHNVKALFKRIAQALPGMEGEGQQGQSQMIDVNINPSQPPQDSSCSC, from the exons ATGGCACAAGCGTACTCGAACCCGCTCAAAAAGTTCAA GCTTGTATTCTTGGGCGAGCAAAGCG TCGGCAAGACGTCTTTAATTACCCGCTTCATGTACGATTCATTCGACAACACATACCAGGCGACTATTGGTATCGACTTTTTGAGCAAG ACAATGTACCTTGAGGACCGAACGGTCCGCCTACAGCTCTGGGACACAGCTGGCCAAGAACGATTCCGCTCTTTGATCCCCTCGTATATCCGCGATTCTAGCGTAGCCGTGGTCGTATACGACATCACCAACAAGAAGACATTCGAAAACACGCGAAAGTGGGTGGACGACGTACGAGGCGAGCGCGGCAACGATGTCATCATTGTACTTGTGGGAAACAAGACGGATTTGAACGACAAGCGCGAGGTCACGACGGCGCAGGGCGAAGAGGAGGCCAAGAAGAACAACTTGATGTTTATCGAGACCAGCGCAAAGGTCGGGCACAATGTAAAGGCGTTATTCAAGCGAATCGCGCAAGCACTACCCGGCATGGAGGGAGAGGGACAACAAGGGCAGAGTCAAA TGATCGACGTGAACATCAACCCCAGCCAGCCACCACAGGACAGCTCCTGCTCATGCTAA
- a CDS encoding Trichoplein multi-domain protein, giving the protein MSCINAAIEAIESRDPGDKFTYSEVARRFGVDRSTLSRRHQQIRGSNEAKSRNQQLLHPHQELQLLEHIDELTEAGLPPTRTMIQNFASAIAGRATSQSWVTRFFHRHPDAIISRWSTGLDRNRHRADSVYKYESYFDLLSTKMAQHHIRAQDVYNMDEKGFLIGVTGRSKRVFSKQKYETGGFKKVIQDGNRDWITVIAAICADGSTLPPAIIYEATSGNMYARWVDDIAIDDPVYVTSSPSGWTNDQVGLAWLEQVFDRHTKEKAGNHTRLLILDGHGSHVTMDTHTLQPLDVVMFKPLAAAYSLSLQHYLQASHGLLAVRKDDFYRLFKPAWDSSFIKKHALKAFKATGIAPIDPEVVLKKFRKSTLTAPPPLVNVSRATITNLINQAYDPSSIAANNLSEILLRLQAAKEIAEYEKDALRAALHVHQKPRNRHEPPLDLQQRKAFHSGAVWWSPCKLREARFRQLVKEKEKEKELLDKIELKEAKENNRIYQLKIKEAARAAREEAKKVRDEAKAVKAAELDAKRRDRDAAKAIQQPQSGKRKASKPAAKQQPKKRRVGGAGGGTLAEVAAPAPPPTTTRRGRAVNTPAKYR; this is encoded by the exons atgagttgtatcaacgctgcgattgaagctattgaatcgcgtgatcccggagataaatttacatactctgaggttgcgcgccgctttggtgttgatcgctctacgttgtcgcgacgccatcaacagatccggggctcaaatgaagccaaatcacgtaatcagcaactccttcacccacaccaggagctacagcttctagagcacattgacgagcttactgaggctggcttaccaccgacgaggactatgatccagaactttgctagtgctatagccggaagggctacctcccaaagctgggtgacgcgcttctttcaccgtcatcccgacgcgattatatcacgttggtcaactggtttggaccgcaatcgccaccgggctgattctgtatacaagtacgagtcgtactttgatctactatctactaaaatggctcagcaccatattcgggcgcaggatgtatataatatggatgagaagggattccttattggagtgacggggaggagtaagagagtgtttagtaagcagaaatatgagactgggggctttaagaaagtgatacaggacggcaacagagattggatcactgttatcgctgctatatgtgctgatgggagtacgttaccgcccgcgattatatacgaagctacttcgggcaacatgtacgccagatgggttgatgatatcgcaattgacgatccagtctacgttacctcaagtccctcagggtggaccaatgatcaggtaggcctggcatggctcgaacaggtgtttgatcgccatacgaaggagaaggccggcaatcacacacgcttactcatccttgacggccatgggagtcacgttactatgga TACCCAtacgctgcagccactcgatgtggtaatgttcaaacctctggcagccgcgtactcactcagcttgcagcactacctccaggcgagccacggtctcttagctgtgaggaaggatgacttctaccgtcttttcaagcctgcctgggactcctctttcattaagaagcacgcgttgaaggcatttaaagccactgggatagctcctatagatcccgaagtagtacttaaaaagttccgaaagtcaacactaacagcaccgccgccactagtgaacgtgagtagagctactatcacgaacctcattaatcaggcctacgatccgagctctattgcggccaacaacctctcagaaatactcctccgcctccaggctgccaaagagatcgccgagtacgagaaggacgcactgcgcgcggcgctacacgttcaccagaagccccgcaatcggcacgaacctcccctagatctacagcagcgaaaagcgttccattcaggggcagtttggtggtcgccgtgcaagcttcgagaggcccgcttcaggcagctagtgaaggagaaggagaaggagaaagagctacttgataagatagagttgaaagaggcaaaggagaacaacaggatctatcaacttaagatcaaagaggcagcgcgggcggcgcgtgaggaggcaaagaaggtgcgggatgaagccaaggctgtaaaggctgccgaacttgacgccaaacgacgcgatcgcgacgctgcaaaggctatacaacaaccccaatcgggcaagcgtaaggcttcaaagcccgctgcaaagcaacagccaaaaaaacgacgcgtgggtggtgctggcggtggcactctggctgaggtggctgcaccggctcccccaccaacaaccacccgacgcggccgggccgtcaatactccggcaaaatatagatag